The Thamnophis elegans isolate rThaEle1 chromosome Z, rThaEle1.pri, whole genome shotgun sequence genome contains a region encoding:
- the LOC116521323 gene encoding olfactory receptor 5V1-like, which yields MMNESVPSEFLILGFSGLQELQLLLFFIFLATYICTLVGNISILTVACLDSQLHIPMYFFLGNLSFLDICYTTTNVPQILVHLMAQKKSITYAGCVTQLYFFLSFVGTECILLAAMAYDRFAAICHPLNYTSIMRRAFCLQLCSACWASGFLNSALHTYFTFRLPFCGANHINYFFCDIPPLLMLSCGDKTLNEIILFVVGIFIGWIPFVCILLSYIYIISTIMKIQSNEGRMKAFSTCTSHLTIVILYYGSSIFTYVRPISTYSMEKDRLISILYSIITPMLNPLIYTLRNKEIKNGLKKIFLGKLYSKCIK from the coding sequence ATGATGAATGAATCTGTTCCAAGTGAATTCCTCATCTTGGGCTTCTCTGGTCTCCAGGAACTGCAGCTGTtacttttctttatctttcttgccacatatATATGTACTCTGGTGGGGAACATCTCCATTCTCACTGTTGCTTGCCTGGACTCTCAGCTTCATATTCCCATGTATTTCTTCCTAGGAAATCTCTCTTTTCTGGATATCTGTTATACCACCACCAATGTTCCTCAGATACTAGTACACCTCATGGCACAAAAGAAGAGTATCACCTATGCTGGATGTGTAACTcaactctatttttttctttcttttgtgggCACTGAATGCATCCTACTAGCTGCAATGGCTTATGATCGCTTTGCAGCTATTTGCCATCCTTTGAACTACACTTCAATTATGAGAAGAGCCTTTTGTCTCCAATTGTGTAGTGCCTGCTGGGCAAGTGGCTTTCTCAATTCAGCTCTTCACACTTATTTTACATTCCGTCTGCCATTCTGTGGAGCCAATCACATCAATTATTTCTTCTGTGATATTCCTCCCCTTCTAATGCTTTCATGTGGAGACAAAACCTTAAATGAGATCATCTTATTTGTAGTTGGGATCTTCATAGGATGGATTCCATTTGTCTGCATTCTTCTATCCTACATTTATATCATCTCCACTATCATGAAGATACAATCCAATGAAGGGAGGATGAAAGCTTTCTCTACCTGTACCTCACACCTAACTATAGTCATCTTGTATTATGGAAGCTCCATTTTCACCTATGTCCGGCCAATATCAACATACTCAATGGAGAAAGACCGACTTATTTCTATCCTTTATAGCATTATCACTCCCATGTTAAACCCTTTGATTTATACCTTAAGAAACAAGGAGATTAAGAATGGCCTGAAAAAGATTTTTCTCGGGAAACTTTAttcaaaatgtataaaataa